The Lampris incognitus isolate fLamInc1 chromosome 4, fLamInc1.hap2, whole genome shotgun sequence genome segment taatttccaccaggtggaaattagacaatttgcaagacaacccctataacaggaatggatttgcaggtggtggccacagaccatttgcctgtcctcatcttttctggccgatctttggttagtttttcattttgctagtgcccgcaccactagaggtggcatgaggcggtatctgcaacctacagaagttgctcaggtagtgcagctcatccaggatggcacatcaatgcgtgctgtggcaagaagatttgatatgtctcccagcacagtgtccagagcatggaggaggtaccaggagacaggccagtacaccaggagacgtggagggggccgcaggaggacaacaaccccgcagcaggaccgctatctggtcctttgtacaaggaggaacaggaggagcactgccggagccctacaaaacgaccttcaacaggccactaatgtgcaggtttctgctcaaactgagaaacagaatgcatgaggatggtatgagggcccgacgtccacaattgggcctgtgctcacagcccaacaccgtgcagcccgattgacctttgccagagaacatcttggttggcagattcgccattggcgccctgtgctcttcacagatgagagcaggttcacactgaacacatgtgacagacgtgagagagtctggagacgctgtggagaacgttctgctgcctgcaacatcctccagcatgaccggtttggcggtgggtcagtgatggtctggggaggcatatccttggagggccgcacagacctctacgtgctagccagaggtaccatgactgccattaggtaccgggatgagatcctcagacccattgtcagaccatatgctggtgcagtgggccctgggttcctgctcatgcatgacaatgctcgtcctcatgtggccagagtgtgtcagcagttcctgtatgtcgagggcattgatgctatggactggcctgcacgttccccagacctgaatccaatcgagcacctctgggacatcatgtctcgtaccatccgccaacgcgatgtcgcaccacagactgtccaggagttgaccgatgccctgatccaggtctgggaggagatccctcaggagaccatccgtcgtctcatcaggagcatgcccagacgttgtagggagtgcatacaggcacgtggaggccacacacactactgagcctcattttgaatcgtcttgaagaatttccacagaagttggatcagcctatgttctcattttccactttgattttgagtatgattctgaatccagaccttaatgggctaatgattttgatttccattgatcattctcaggttattttgctctaaacacattcctctgtctaataaataaagattttcagctgaaatatttcattcatcgagctCTATATTGTGTTtataggtgttccctttatttttttgagcagtatatgtaGCTCCTTAGCTCAGTTTCAGAAGCTGTGGTTGGACCgcccattttcttttttttttgaaccgATACTTTATTTATGATATTGTTAGCAAAGAGAGGGAAGCCAGACTCCAACCTGGTCTGGCTCACAAGGTTTTGAAAGTGAGCATTTGATGTAGATTTCTCTCTCTGACTTACAGTAAATCAAGTGCCAGATAACTTCCAGGAGCGAGCTCAAACCACCATAAATCCACGAAACATGAATAGAAACATTTGTAAGCACAAAATAAACTCTTCAGCAGCAAAGGAAAGATAACATCAGTGTTAACAAACTTACTTGTAGGGGTTATGTTTCAGAGAGATGGACTGTGGGAGTTTCCTCTGGTGGTGCATCAGATTGGACCTCTCAGCTGTGGTCAGTCCCAGGAAAGTAATCTGGTAAAAATGACAAGGGGACACATAACTCATCTTATCACTGCATCTGATCTCATGTTGCCATTAAGAAAAGAACAGCAAACAGAGAATGCACTAATCAGCTAATGAATAGATGCAGCATGTAcggtggggaaaataattatttggccccttgctgattttgtaagtttgcccacttacaaagagtgcaacagtctataattttaagcgttggttcattttaacagtgagagacagaatatgatcaaaaaaagtggaataagacgttgtatgaattttatgaatttatttgcatatttttggtccaaaataaatatttgaacccctggacaaacattatgttaatatttagtagaaaagccattattggccagcacagatgtcaaacggtttttatagtttctgacaaggtttgtgcacatttcggcagggatgttggcccactcctccctgcagacagcctccaaatcgttcaggtttcgaggctgtcgcctggcaacccgaattttaagctccctccaaagattttcgattggattcaggtctggagaatggctaggccattccagaaccttgatgtgcttcttcttcagccactctttggttgctttggcggtgtgctttgggtcgttgtcgagttggaacacccatccacgacccatcttcagcgctctcactgagggaaggaggtgttggtccagaattccacggtacatggccccgtccatcctcccctcaatgcgatggagttgtcctgtccccttggctcaaaagcacccccaaagaatgatgttgccacccccatgcttgacggtggggatggtgttctttgggttgtactccgtgttcttcaccctccaaacacggcgagttgagttgagcccgaaaagttctattttggtctcatccgaccacatcaccttcttccaggcctcttctgagtcgtccaggtgttcattggcgaactgcagacgggcctgtacatgtgccttcttgagcagtgggaccttgcgtgcgctgcaggattttaatccatgatggcgtagtgtgttactaaccgtttgctttgtaactgtggtcccagatgccttcaggtcattaaccagttctccccttgtggttctgggatgattcctcaccgttcgcatgatcagggacaccccacgaggcgagatcttgcatggagccccagaccgaggaaggttggcggtggtgtggtgttccttccatttcctgataactgcaccgacagttgttactttctctcaaagatgctttccaattctcttgtagcccatcccagccttgtgcaggtctacaatcttgtccctggtgtccttagacagctctttggtcttgcccatgatggagatgttgaaatctgattgattgggtgtggacaggtatcTTTTGCACAGGTAACAAGGTaatgcaggtgtattttatgtgggtaattagttgggattgggggtgcatcttaaagaaaaactaactggtttgtgggagccagaatacttgctgtttggtaggggatcaaatacttaatttttctaaatcaggtggttattaatttttataaattcatatgatgtgattttctggaattttctttgggattccgtctctcactgttaaaatgtatatatgattaaaattatagactgttgcattctttgtaagtgggcaaacctacaaaatcagcaaggggtcaaataattattttccccactgtaaacATGGTGAATTCACAAACACTGACATATGCAGTAAGTGCTAACGTTCTGTGTAATTCACAATGGTTTGGCTTCTTAAAAATCAAAGTGAGTGACATTTTTTTTCAGCAACCAAAGTAACATATTCTCtgttccacacacacactactcacattaaagcagacagcacacacacacacacacacacacacacacacacacacacacctggtagagctgcagcagcagcataatTGTGGACCAGCAGAAGTGGTAGAGAGCCAGGCAGAAGACACTGAGGACCCAGGGAGAGCAGCCCACCAGTGCAGACACAACGCCCCAAAGTCCCTGCTCCTCATAATGCAGGGGACAGTGGTTGAACCAATCTGAAAAATCATAAAACAGCCAATAACAAACATATGCCTTCCAAAGGAAAAGATTAAAAAGCTTTGTGGAAACAGTGTGTATGTTCAGTCACTCACACATGACAGAACCGTAAAACATCCACCCTTCCATCATTGTGAGGGACGCCAGAAACAGAACAAAGAAGTGATGGTTCCGTGCacctaaaaagaaaaacaaagcagTTTGAGCTTCAAGTTTATGGACCACCAAATAAGCTTATACACAAGTGGAATTGTGTATAAGCTTATTGGAATTTGCCTTGCCGGGATTCTCAAGATGAATTCTTCAAAGTAGAAAACAAACACTAAGAACTtctaatagctttttttttttctaaaaatttatttctgatttttcccttctttctcccaatttagtggccaatcgatccctattttagttcaaacacccactctcgcactgcatgcgttcgccaactgcatctctccggccggtagtctcgaaggagatgcctcgccactttcgtggctaggcgaatccaagccgaatcaCTGctattccgacacacagagagacgcattcatgtgacgaacacaaggcgactccacccccctcccgaagacagcattgccaattattgctgcttcactgagtccggccatagtcgaatctgacaagaccggggcgtgcaccccagtccccagtgggcaactgcatcgacacaaagccgatgcttagaccgctacaccaccgcggaccaactTCTAATATCTTAAAAGTATTCAGGCATCAAAGTAGGGAATTATGGgtgtctgtgatggactggcggcctgtccagggtgtctccccgtctgccacccaatgactgctgggataggctccagcatccccgcaacccagagagcaggataagcggtttggataagggataagtggtttggatggatggatgtatatttcAGTGTGAAAAAAGTAAGAACTAAAAATCACAGATAGGAAATATCTGGATATTCCAGGACAATACTGTGCTGTATTGCTGTTTCGTATTGCACACTGTATAGTCGAGAAATGCTGGCTGGACAAAAGACTCCAAATCCTTTAAACTCAATGTATGCATCAAAGGTGAGCAGGTGACTGACCTATGCAGCTATTGGTCCATATTGAGTGGTGGTCCTGCTTGGCTATACAGGCATCACAAACAGGGCAGTGATTGGTTCTCATGGGTTTCTTAGActgtgtggggaaaaaaataaataaaacaaaaaggtAAAATATGACATTGGTTGTCAGAAAATACCACTTACTCACCCTGAACGCCACATCATGTTATGAGGGGGGTAAATGTAATGCATTGACTCTTGAACTCAACATTTTGCCACTAGAACTAAAGGTGAAGGGGTTCAGAGCCTTTCAAGCAGCTTCAGTGTTTAATTGATCAACAGGTTTCTTGAACGGCAAGTTATGTGGCTTCAATGAAGTGTGTTCGTTTCTTCGTTGGCTCACCATACAAGATGTGCAGAATATCCTGGGGTCCAGACAACCAGCCTCAGCCAGCATCAACAcattctgcaaaaaaaaacaaaaacaaaaacaaacgaacaaaaaaacccacaatcAACACAAAAAGCTAGAGAGGAACAAAAAGGGAATTCATACAATTCTATTCAGTTTACAACTCTTACCTaccatttttttctctccttctgtTGCCTTGATGATGCCTGGGTCTGTTCTGCAGGTTCGGAGGTAGTAGTAGAGCAGAGAGGCGGCGTTTAATGTGAACAGAACCTGCACTGTGGCGTTGGGTTCATGTGCACTAATGGTTAAGGGAAAtttgtagactgtggtgttgatTTTCAATGTGCTCGGCAGTATAAACGatcctttcacattacagggAACCACTTGATTAACAGTAGGCTTGGGCGGTATCTATTTTTTCATACCTTCATGACATTTCACCGGACAGTATTTgtgtaaaaaaaccaaaaacaaaacaaaaacaaacaaaaatgtaaaAGCTGAGCTACTGGTGATAGAAGCcattgtaacatgtatgacaaTGTCTAGCCTACAAAGCTGTGTATGTAATATGCAATTAGCCTACTTAGACAAGTCTTGCtgggtttaaatacttgtggCCCATAGAATAATGAATAGATAGGCTATAAGTGGCCTTCTTCCATAGATTAAGCATACTTTGCTAGAGGAACTGATGTTGCCGCGGTGGATACCAACACATCAGTGGGCTGAACAGAGATAATATGCCAGTGGTGGTGGCAGACTGGTAGTTGAATAAAATCATATGGCTAATAAACTGCTTTTGTAGTTGGAAGAAGTCATCTCAAAATAGTTATATGTGGCAATATTTTCATGATCCCCTATCTAGTCATATTTAATTGAAAAGCTAGGAGACCTATAGAGTAGAAATTACTAGCCAATTATTCCTTTCTACCACCAAATAATTCGTTTGTTGGCTTTCGTCCATGTTGGCTGGCTCACCGTTATCATCGGGACTAAACCCAAAATACTCCCAAACAGGGGCTGaggcatttttctttttttactagtCCGGTAACGTCATCCCCACCACTTGCAAGCGTCTTTCTCAGCTCAGTTACCTGTTCCACCAGTACAGACTGACATCTGGTGGCGTGTGCTGTGCACTACAATACATCGCCTTAATACAGCATCTCCATACCAGTTTAATAGAAAGAGTAGCGTCTGTAGTTTTGATGGTATTGAAAATCATACCTTCGGGATTTCTGAATATCCCGGTATACCTTCATACCTTGCATCAACTAATGCAGTTTTAAAAGCTGACAAAACCTCAGCCCACTGCCCGTTCTGCCACGAAACGAACACATGAATCAAAACTCTAGAAAAAGTCAGACTGTCAGAGCATGTGATGAAGGATATCAGGCAGGAACCAGAGACACCAAGTGACCAGCATCCAAAACACTGAGGCTGCCAGAGCTGTAGCTGGAAACACAGTGCGGAAGGCCGGACCTGTTAGGTTCCTGTccaaacgcaaaaaaaaaaaagtttcacccTCAAACTTCTTTTATCCTGTGACCAAATTACATAgcatttttgtgaagcactttgggtctACCCAACATGTCTTTCTGGTTGCTGAAACAGAACATGACTAGTAGATGAGATGCATATATTTTCTATTTTtatagattatttttttttagagcAAGGGGAAGACATGTAGCAAAGGTGCCAAGTTAGATTAGAGCACAAGATGGTGTAATCAGGTCTTAAACTTCATTTTACAGCCTCATTTAGCTGCACTCAACTAGACGGGGCTCAATCATGTGTCATCAGGTCTGACGGCAGCAGTGCTTTTGCTGTTATTCCCTCTGTCCCCCCATCTTTCCTTTGTAAGTTGACTTAACTGGTAAATAAATGCTAAAACCATAGAAACTGAATGAGAGTAGAACGGacattcccattcaaatcaacatagcaggatggtcagagcggtggtcatttttatttgaactgctgccattgcaaagaactgTGACCGTTGTAGTGAGCTAACTTCCGTATAAACTTCCATATAAACTGACTACTTACGGCAAGTCATggactttctcttttttttaagtcGCGGACTCACTGAGGCCAAGTAGGTGAGGTTATGCAGTAATGACCAAACAAGCAGTGGAGTAGTATGAACATTTATGGCCCCACTGATGTGTGTTGTCACCATAACAATTcacaacaatcgccattttcttctgaactactcaaatgaccatGGCAAACAGTTCAATCTCCATTCCAATCTCATTCAAATTCTATTTCTAAAACTGTCAAATAACAACCTTGGCAGAAATAGGACATGGCAGAGGACACACACTTACCTTGAAGTGAGATTGACCACCAGCATGACACAGACTAGCAGTACGCTTTTAAGCAGCCAGGACTCAGAGTTCATATCCACAATGGCGGCCACACTTCCGAAAACAGCGCTGCAGAACAAGAACTGTAAAATAACCTAAGGACAGAGAGGAGGGCTTTAGAAGACAGTTTCAGCATTTTGGAGTTTAAGTCTGAACTCTGGGTTGTGTCTGAGGTGGCTGTACCCTGTATCTGTTGACTATCCTCAGGCAGCGGGAATTGAAGCGGATCCTCTCCTGTTTGATGTGATTTAGCATGTGGATGAGCAGGGGACTGTGTACCTGGTGAGCCAGATCAATAGGGGTATGGCCCTGAGGACAGACATTCAACACACAACTGTCAGACTGCTGTCTTACATTTACAGTCTACCAGCACTCTAAGGTGTGAGTAACAGCACTGGTTGTGAAATGTCATCGATCATCTCTGCAGCTTACGTTGATATTCTCGGCATCCACACTTGCTCCAGCTTCTAACAGGATATGGGCAGCGTCTACATTTCCCGCCAACACGGCACAGTGGAGCGGGGTGTTCCGGCTGACCTGGTCCACGGCACTCACTGAAGCGTTGTTCTTGATAAGGAAGCTTGTGGGCTCTGGTCTGGGTTGCAGGGGGGTGAGGGACACCAATTAATAACAGCTGAAGACTTGAAGACATGCTGAAAAGAACGAAGTCTTTTTCATCCACGTATCTAATTATCCATGCCCAAATCAATGTATGTCAAAAACACACATCATTTGTACAGTTTTGTCTATATTCTATGTCAAagtgcttttcttcttcttcctggaaGAAAAAAATGATTATTTAGTGTTGCTTAAGTTGTTGTGTACTTGCAGGTGTGCAAAATTCAAACCAATAACACTAATCCTAGCTATCTGCACAATCCCTCCCCTGGCCCCAATATTACATAAAAGCTGTATCTTCACTCCAACTTTTTACTGAGCTAGCTGCAAGTTAGTGTACtcataatgtttttattttattctcccAAATGCTTTAAGCTTAAACTTTGTTGAAATCTAAAGGGATCAAAAATGTAACAAAAACATGTGCATGGGTTGGTAGCTTATAATACTGCGAGCCCATAAAAAAAGGTTCAGGCATGTTTGACCCTTCGTGAGAAAGCTGTGAGCGTTTTGGTATTGCTGTTCTAATGCCACTAGGAGTCACCATGGAGTCTGCTGGAAGAGCCACTTGTGCTGTTGCACAGGCTCAATGTTGAAAAACTTCACCAGCGTCCATTTCAATACAGAAGGGGCACACGGCATAAGCCAAAACCAACATCCACAGACAAGATGCCAGAGATCCAGTTTCTTTATGTGCTCTGTGTGGAGCCTACATAGCGTCAAGTCATTTACACAAGCAATCTGGGGGACTT includes the following:
- the zdhhc13 gene encoding putative palmitoyltransferase ZDHHC13 produces the protein MDWNEDNNPHHQMGDTCHHGHGGHSHSHAPRVLGYGGMVNGFMPAFHGQFGISTDKTMDSGQVSKKRSHLDDSSSWDIVKATQFGILERCKELVEAGYDVRQPDKENVSLLHWAAINNRSELVKYYMSKGAVIDQVGGDLNSTPLHWAIRQGHLSMVIQLLRYGADPSVADGEGYRSLHLAILFQHMAIAAYLMAKGQEVDYPDCNGQTPLMLAAQKIIGPEPTSFLIKNNASVSAVDQVSRNTPLHCAVLAGNVDAAHILLEAGASVDAENINGHTPIDLAHQVHSPLLIHMLNHIKQERIRFNSRCLRIVNRYRVILQFLFCSAVFGSVAAIVDMNSESWLLKSVLLVCVMLVVNLTSRNLTGPAFRTVFPATALAASVFWMLVTWCLWFLPDEPNATVQVLFTLNAASLLYYYLRTCRTDPGIIKATEGEKKMNVLMLAEAGCLDPRIFCTSCMSKKPMRTNHCPVCDACIAKQDHHSIWTNSCIGARNHHFFVLFLASLTMMEGWMFYGSVMYWFNHCPLHYEEQGLWGVVSALVGCSPWVLSVFCLALYHFCWSTIMLLLQLYQITFLGLTTAERSNLMHHQRKLPQSISLKHNPYNLGIMRNLVSFFQIRCCGLFKPTVIDWTQQFPLGRDQHLFGHADMV